One window of Uloborus diversus isolate 005 chromosome 3, Udiv.v.3.1, whole genome shotgun sequence genomic DNA carries:
- the LOC129218184 gene encoding thioredoxin-2-like: protein MVHHIANVEDFDKKIDEAGEKLVVIDFFATWCGPCKMIAPFFQELSDEYTDVVFLKVDVDEVEDVAAKYNVSSIPKFVFLKNKEQVDDMCGADQDKLKEILLKHK, encoded by the exons GAAGATTTTGATAAGAAGATTGATGAGGCTGGAGAGAAACTTGTTGTAATAGACTTTTTTGCTACTTGGTGTGGACCTTGTAAAATGATTGCACCATTTTTTCAG GAACTGTCTGATGAATATACTGATGTTGTCTTCTTGAAGGTGGATGTTGATGAAGTGGAG gacGTTGCAGCTAAGTACAATGTCAGCAGTATTccaaaatttgttttcttaaaaaacaaaGAACAA GTTGATGATATGTGTGGAGCAGATCAAGACAAGCTAAAGGAAATACTCTTGAAGCACAAGTAA